Proteins encoded together in one Miscanthus floridulus cultivar M001 chromosome 16, ASM1932011v1, whole genome shotgun sequence window:
- the LOC136514405 gene encoding uncharacterized protein has product MVSRTPTKPPPSPKLGAGSVTPSKPSPTLVARRGRALRRRLSPATTKRRGSPLKSLASAPAAVAASFDRSIRSCRRRLLKLFARLAVLGSPRKRRAASAGFQRLRSSSTPPPPPPPSQNPAVRAQSAALPPPPSPGRRTLFLDLDETLIHSQTDPPPSRFDFTVRPVIGGQAVTFYVVKRPGVEAFLRAAAEIFEVVVFTAGLQEYASLVLDRLDPDGKVFAHRLYRGACRDAGDGRLVKDLAATGRALDRAVIVDDNPNAYALQPENAVPVAPFVDDDNDQELQRVMAFLDVAAGYEDTRDAIRYYKDLVTAN; this is encoded by the coding sequence ATGGTGTCCAGGACGCCCACGAAACCACCGCCGTCGCCAAAGCTCGGTGCCGGCAGCGTCACCCCGTCGAAGCCGTCGCCGACGCTGGTGGCGCGCCGCGGCCGTGCTCTCCGCCGCCGTCTTTCCCCCGCCACCACCAAGCGCCGCGGGAGCCCGCTCAAGTCGCTCGCGtctgcgcccgccgccgtcgccgcctcctTTGACCGCTCCATCcgctcctgccgccgccgcctccttaaGCTCTTCGCCCGCCTCGCCGTCCTTGGCAGCCCGCGCAAGCGCCGCGCTGCCTCCGCGGGGTTCCAGCGCCTCCGCTCCTCCTCaactcctcctccgccgccgccgccttcgcagAACCCCGCGGTCCGCGCGCAGTCCGCggcgctcccgccgccgccgtcaccggGGAGGCGGACGCTGTTCCTCGACCTCGACGAGACGCTCATCCACTCCCAGACGGACCCACCGCCCTCGCGGTTCGACTTCACCGTGCGCCCCGTCATCGGTGGCCAAGCGGTCACCTTCTACGTCGTCAAGCGCCCGGGCGTGGAGGCGTTCCTCCGCGCGGCGGCGGAGATCTTCGAGGTCGTCGTCTTCACCGCCGGGCTCCAGGAGTACGCCTCCCTCGTGCTCGACCGCCTGGACCCTGACGGGAAGGTGTTCGCGCACCGCCTCTACCGCGGCGCGTGCCGCGACGCCGGTGACGGGAGGCTCGTCAAGGATCTCGCCGCCACCGGCCGCGCGCTGGACCGCGCTGTCATCGTCGACGACAATCCCAATGCGTACGCTCTGCAGCCGGAGAACGCCGTCCCGGTGGCCCCGTTCGTGGATGATGACAACGATCAGGAGCTGCAGAGGGTGATGGCCTTCTTGGACGTTGCCGCGGGGTACGAAGACACCCGGGATGCCATCAGATACTACAAGGATCTCGTCACGGCAAACTGA
- the LOC136510621 gene encoding uncharacterized protein, with protein MRVGSDRAKKAIALLLKQEYANLKFKDGESVEDFSLYPQSLISKLRSHDVTIDEEEAVSKYLYSVPVMYIQIALSIEMMLDLSTLTIEDVTCRLRAVNEHMEQATATTDSGKLLLIEDEWVARMKEKKFGEASSSYGGDGKHHGKASSEKKKKKVDPNAYWCCGKMGHWAKECPNRKQEKKAEAHLAYANEDDEASPLMVMFYALHDVKDKEKGEVMVVEGHDKALKTVNLDKPRVQVHLGRVGSEQEQRWYLDSSASNHMMGTKEAFSELNGNVTGMVTFDDGSRVAIRGRDPIIFRC; from the coding sequence atgcgcgtcggctctgaccgtgcaaagaaggcgaTAGCCCtactgctgaagcaggagtacgcaaacctcaagtttaaggatggtgagtcggtggaggacttctccctctacccacagtcgctcatcagcaagctgaggagccatgacgtcaccatcgacgaagaagaggcggtctccaagtacctctacTCCGTGCCGGTGATGTACATCCagattgctctctccatagagatgatgctggacttgtccaccctcaccattgaggatgtgacatgcCGTCTACGGGCGGTGAACGAgcacatggagcaggccacagcaacgacAGATAGTGGCAAGCTGCTACTGATAGAGGACGAGTGGGTTgcccggatgaaggagaagaagttcggagaagcctcctccagctacggtggtgatggcaagcaccacggcaaggcttcttcggagaagaagaagaaaaaggttgACCCCAATGCCTATTGGtgctgcgggaagatgggccattgggcaaaggagtgccccaatcgcaagcaggagaagaaggctgaggctcatttagcATATGctaatgaggatgatgaggcctcTCCCCTGATGGTgatgttctatgcactgcacgatgttaaggacaaggagaagggagaggtgatggtggtggaaggGCACGACAAGGCTTTGAAGACTGTTAACCTCGACAAACCACGcgtccaagtccacctcggacgcgTGGGCagtgagcaggagcagcggtggtacctagactccagcgccagcaaccacatgatgggcactAAGGAAGCCTTCTCTGAACTCAATGGCAATGTGACCGGCATGGTGACGTTcgatgatggctcaagggtggcgatccgagggcgcgaccccatcatcttcaggtgctag